The following is a genomic window from Thalassoroseus pseudoceratinae.
GTAGGTGACGATGCCGCTCTCGGTGTAGCGGTCGACGCCTTCGTCAAAAGTGCCGTTGTCATTGAGGTCGAGGAATCCGCTGGCGAACACATCGATCTCATAGATACCCGGCTGAGTGAACGCCCAATTCAAGTGGTCGTGACTGCCAGCTTGAAGGTAGAAGGTGTCTTCGTCACTGACACCATCGCTGGTTGCGATCCACACGGTCGGCTCGTCCACACGGGATGTATATAGACTAAACTGGCCGTTCGCTGGGCCTCGCATATCGACGAACTGTAGTTCGATCCAAGGAGCTGTGGCATTCACTCGCGGATCGTCGTTGGTGTAGCTGGCGAACGTCCCCGTCGCAATGCCCGAACTGCCAAGCCCCAGGTTCGGGATCGTCGGAGGCACACTCGATTGGGGCAAGACGTAAATGTCTGCTCCCGCCTCGACACCCAGGAAGGCAAACGCCGGATCGGACGGAGCAGTCACCTGACTATCCGGGCCAGCGACGATGAGCACCTCATCGGCTTCAAACGGACCATTCAAGGCATCGGGATTGATGTCGAGATCCCATAGACCGTACTCGAAATCGATGCGGATATCGCCGTGACCTTCGGTGTAGAAGTTCGTGATCTGGCGAACCTGTTGACGCTGAATCGAGAAGACCTCACCACCAACGAAGTCTTCGAGTAGTGGGTTGCCTTCTGCATCTTCGATCGTGGCCGTTTGGGCAACTTGCAGCCCAATCGTGCCACTTCCGGTCCCCGTCGATACCGTTACGAGGTACTCTTGGCCCGATCCGCTGACACCAGTGACAATCGCTCCGGTCACCCCGTCCAGCGTGAGGGCAAAGTTGTCCGTATCAACACCAGTCACCGCCTCACTGAAGGTCACCAGGAACGTTACCTCACCAACCGCGGTGGGGTTCTCCATGGAAGCACGCTCGATCGCTTGCACGACGGGAGCGGACCCGTTGACCAGCACGTCCGAGAAATCGACCGCCGGGAGCGTCAGATCAATGGGGTCACCAAACGGACCGACGATCGAACCGTCGTTGAGATCGACGGTGTTCGCGGCCAACTCAATACCGTTATCGTCCGTGTCCGTCGGCACTACCGTGTAGCGGAACAGCAATTCTGTCGTGCCGCTGCCGGATCGATAGGTTGCCACGACAGTTTGATCACCAACTTGCAGCGAGATACTGGGTGTGCCCGTGACGGTCACAGGAAAACCGAAGTGGACTGAGACATCCAAGTTCTGGCCAGCGGGGTAAGTCCGAGCGGCGGGTGGGCGAATCGTGGTGGCGAACTCATCAAATCGGTTCTGAACCACAGCGACCTCACCGCGGGCGAATGCGGCAATAACCGGGTCGGGGTCACCGTCGCCGTCCAGGTCGGCAGTGGCGATGCCATTGACTTGCCCCAACTCACGGGTGATTTCCAGCGGTTCGGTAAAAGTGCCATCGCCGAGATTTTGAAGCCAGACAACAGGGTCACCATACGACCCGATCAGGACGTCTTGGTCTCCATCTTGGTCAAAGTCCGCAGATGTCGCCGCATATGGTGTTTCTACGTTTGGCAACAAGGTCATTGGACCGATTGATCCATCCGGCTGAACGGCATGGAAACCGACATCCAGAGAATTTAGACCAACGACCAAGAGATCGGCAATTCCATCGGCGTTGAGGTCCTCAGCCGCATACACCGCAGTCCCTTCCGCGGAGGCGACCATTTGCTTCGGTCCAAACGTGCCATCACCGCCGTTGACGAAGAATGCGATTTGATCCGCTCCCAACTCGCCCGTGATAACCTCGGGATGACCATCACCATTTAAGTCACGGACGACAAATCCTGCGATTGTGTCCAAATCGGTGGCGATGACATTGCGTGAGCCGATAACGCCATCTCCCTCGTTGGCGTACCAGAAAATATCCGCACCACCATCCGGTGCCACGACCACATCGGTCAGCCCGTCGCCGTTGAGATCCGCTCCTAGGATGAACGGCCCATACACGTCCGAATCAATAGATTGAGCGGGGCCGAAGCTGTCGCCCAAATTTTCGTGCCAAACCAAGTCACCTAGGTAGCCCCCCACAATGACGTCTTGATCTCCATCCCCATCCAGATCAATCGGGTGAGCCTCCCAAGTGTAGAAAGTTTCATCAGAGACGATCCGTTCCGAGCCGAATGTTCCGTCGCCGAGGTTTTCGAACCAAACGACTTTGTCAGCCAAGAGCGATGCCGCCAGAATATCGGTGTCACCGTCGCCATCAATGTCGGCCACCTTCGGTGCAAAGACGTAACCCAAATCGGTGCCAATCACATCTGGCAATCCAAATGGGACAACATTCGGCGAAGGCGATTCCGCTGCGACATTCAGAACCGCTGCGGGAGACGGTCCATAGGCAACCGATCCGTCAGGTTTCAGGATCGAGACGCGATATTCGGCACCGTCGTCGGCTAGAGTGGCTGCGAACGAGAGCGTGCTGCCCGTCTCACCGGCAACGGGAGTGAATGACGACTCACCCGCGGCCTTCCGTTCCCAGAGATGGGTCGTGAGAATTGTTGCCCCGTTGGCTGGTAACTCGCGGGTTAGAGTGACGGTTTCGCCGGCCACGACCGACAATTCACCGGCAACAGTTAGTTGCTGTAGCGGCGCCGCGCCATGGTCATCGATTTCAATCGTCACCGGACCGGCGATGATCGGATCGAACTGCGAATCCGCGAACGTCAGAGTCGCCCGTACCTCAAGCCCGCTCAATGCTTGTTCCGCAGTAAGCTGATAGTTTAAGCCTTCGGCACCGGGAAGCATCTGCCACTCCATCCCAGGCCAACGCCACTCCCAACTGATCGTGTCGCCCTCGACCAATTCGGGATCAGCGAACAAATCGAGTTCAATTGTTGCTCCTTGGTGGAAGTGATCGGGAAGTGCGCTGAACAAGAAGAGCTGAGATGATGCATCATCAATGACGGTCAGGTAGGGATAGGCTCCACCGATCAAAGCCGTGTTGCCACTGTCGTAGGCGACTCTAGCTTGGATGAACAGTCGCTCGCCATCGAGGTCAGCCGTGAGCGGCATCTCAAAGGTGCGGCCTTCTTCGCCTTGGGCGACTTTCCACGGGTTTTGATCGTCGTCGTACAACGCCCACGAGTAAATCACTTTGTCGCCAAGATCAGGGTCGACCGTGATCGAGGCACTGAATGTCTGACCCGCGCGATATACGGGCTGCAACCCTTCAAAGAAGAATTCGACACGCGAAACGTCGACTTCAGGCATCTCAGATTGGGCCACGATGAGACCATCTCGAATCACCTGAAGAGCCAGCGGATAGACGTTGTTGCTTGGTGGTTCAAAGGCAAACGTGCGTTCGCTGAGCTGGTGGTAGCCGCGAGCCTGTAGCCAAAGGTTGGCGTGATCGAGTTCCGGATTGAGTACAATGCGAAGGCTCTCGCCGTCAGCCAACTCCCGTCCGGTCGCAACCAATGTCGCCGTATCACCGATGCGGAACGGAGTTGGTCCATTGTATGTGAGCGACAACGGCTCAACCGCATTGGCCACGGTGATCGGACCAAACCAATTGGTCGTGGCGATCGCCTGATCGTCTTGCATGACGGATGCGACCAACTCGTATCCGTTGTAGGATGCGTCCAATTGCAGATCGAGACGGCCAGCTTGAGCCTCCGGAGTGTCGGTCTCGGGAACACGTCGGCTGAGCACCGAACCGGTGAAGTCAGTCCCAACCGGCCGGATTCGCCACTGGATCTCCTGCCCTTCTCCCAGTGTCACTCCGGAGACACGGGCCTGCATGATATCCCCAGGCTGGTACGACGCAGCGATTCCAGAAATGGCGAACGGTTGGGTTGTGTCGTCGTCCTGAATTGTCACCGTTGCCGAAGTGACCTCTCCCAACAAACCGTTGGCGTCGTTCTCCTGCTGCTGTAGATACGCGTCGATGTCAGCTGGCGAAGGTTCGGACAACTCAATCGTGAACGTTTCGTCGAATTCCTGTTCCGTATCACTCAGGATGGGAACCGTGATCGTCTTGCGAGTCTCACCATCCAGAAACACGAGTGTTCCGTCGGTCGATGTGTAGTCCTCGGAGTCTGCCGTGCCGTCACTAGTGGAGTAGTCGACGCTGAGTTGTCCGTCGCTGCCGCCGGTGCGAACCACATCAATCGACGCCGTTCCCGCTTCCTCGTCCACCGCATAGCTGGATTGTTCCAACTGCAGTTGCCCGACGCTTTGGACCGAGAAGTAAATTGTGATATCGTCGCTTTCACTATACCCCTCGGCATTTGGCGTTGCGGTGTTCGCCGCACCATCGTCGCCGAAATAAGCCGACAGTTTCACGTCAACCTCGTAGCGACCAGGCTGCGTGAACCCGAAGTTATAGTGCGCATGCCCCCCGGCGATGACCCAAACTGCGTCATCAGCCGAGATGCCATCGGTTGTATCGAGGCCATTGGAATTCGGATTGGCGACGCCGTCGTCGTAAGAACTCAGAAAGACGTTTGATCCACCGAACGTGTCGGTTTGCCACATCGAGAATTCACCGTCACCGGGTGTGCCATCGGGTGTCGTATGTCGCACATCCGTCAAAGTGACCTTGGCATAGGCTGCACTGCCTGTTATTCGCCCTTTTGACTCCACCGATGCATCGTAGCGATCGACAGTCCCATTAAGACCATAGCCCGCGAAACCAACGAATAACGCATCTGGATTGTGGTTCTGCGGTAGTAGATAAAAACTCTCGCCGGAACCGACGCCAACGAAGTCAAACTCAGAACTCGATGGCCGCTGAGAAACGGACGGCGAACCAGCGTAAAGCACAACTTCGTCATTGGCATATTGAACGGCCTGAGACTCGCCAGAGGCTTGCAGACCAAGCGACCACTCAGAACTCGAGTGCTGAACATCAATGTCCACATGCTCTGTGGTGAGATATTCGACAAGTGCTGAAGTCAGAAGCGTCCTAGACTCCAAGGCCTCGATGGCTGAACGATACTCACCGCGACGTCGATCTCGACCTTTCAGTCGACTCGATCGGCGAGACAGTGGAGTGCTCCGCAGATCACGAAGGAAGTTCTGGAAACCGTTCAGCATTATCGGGCCCTTCATTTTGTTAGTCAGTGCAAAATAGGTGTTCAAAACAGCAAAACCGTCCTGCAGACGGCGTAGGTATGCTTACTGGTAGATTGCGGTCTCGTGGCATCCTGCCCCTGGTCAAACGATTTGCAGGACGTGGACCAAAGGCGTTAGGTCCTTCCGTCAGTCTGCCTAGGACTCAGGGGGACAGTCAGATTTCCATGCGTGTGGTGTCTGCAACATGTCGAAAGTCAGAGCCTCGACGTTCCCACGCAAAGACATTTTTTCAGCGAGATCAGCCTCTCGGTTGGCCGCCCACATATCGCAATCAAGAAACTAATGCAACCATTTCGTATATAAATGCTATTTACACATGCACAATTTGTGCAAACACAACATTAGGTATTTTCGTGTTACCAGTCAAGCAATTGACGAAGAATCGTCGGTCAGCAACTTCGAACGTTGTGCACCAGTCACGCTGGTATCACTTGACTTACACTGGTGTAAGTATTTTCATGTCTAGTTATGGGCGTGTCACTGTTGCAAACTCAGGAATTGGATCGCCGAAGTCGTCGGCCAACGATCTCCGTCTTATGTGGTCCAACGGCCGCATGCTTGGGCGAATGGAAGCGTTGGTGTCGTGAGAATCAGCGGACATGCGTGGCGACTCACAGCGTGACACCCGACCAATGGCTTCCCGACTACGTATCGGCGTTCCTCCAGGAATGCGATCCGTGGCAAGTCACGGAGCAATACCTGGCAGAGCGACTCTCGCAAAAAATTGGGCCGGGCGATTTATCTAAGAAGTCCGTGCATGAAATCCAACTCCTTTGCGAATCGGCGGCGTTGGACGACTCCGGCAGCGACCGTTTGTGTCAGGAGTTGCTGCTTGCACGGTGCCAAGCCCGACCCGTTACGGTAGCCGATGTGTGCGAATGGTGTGGTCATCCGGAGATTCTTGGCGAGGAGCCGGTTGACGTTCTCAGTGCGATTGTCGATTACCTGCCACCGGGTACGAGTCCGGCGATGATAATTTCGCCACCGAGCGACTCCGATTCGGCAAACTCATCGCAAGTGGAGTTCATTAAGTCGGCCGCGTCGCAACTCGCCCATGTGACCGCTCAAGTCCCAAGTTTCACGGTGGGACTGAATGTGCCCCCCGACGCTTTTCAACGGTATTTGCACGAGACTCCAGAGTGCTTCTCGAAAGCCGTGCTACGGGAATCCGTCGTTCCCATCCGCAATGTATCCGCTGAAGAAGTCGCGGACCTACTCAGACAACGAATCGGCGACCGCGTGACTCGCCATCGATCTGCGATTGATCGACTCACCCAACGGGGAGCATCCCGCGAGCTTGTCGAACGTTTCATCGATGCCGTCATCGAACAGGAAACCGCCCGGCAATCGCCGTCGCCCACGTGCGATGATCACGCGAAGTCTGCATCACCCACTCAACCGTTATCATTCGTAGACACCATCGAGGAATCGGAACAAGGTGGGGCACGAAGTGCAGCAGAGATGTTTTTGTTTAGTATATTCGAAGAAACACTAGATCTGGCGGGTCTGTTCGAACTGAATGGTCGACTCGGTTTCCCATTTGGAAACCAACCCGCTGAAGTCGATTTGGTGTGTTCTTCGAAAAGAATCGCGGTGGAAATCGACGGCTATCATCACTTCACGAACTCGGCGGCTTATCGACGAGACCGTCGCAAAGACGTCTTGCTTCAACAGCACGGATATTTCGTATTGCGATTTCTGGCGGACGATGTGGTGACGGAGTTGGAGACAATCATCGAAACCGTTCGATCCGCAATTCACTGGCGAAACGAATCCCCCAAAACCTGACAAGGAAATCCCAACGCATGAGCACCCCCTCGGCTCAACCACTCGATGTTCTAGGCCAAATGATCTTAGTCCGTCTGCTGGATTCCGGAAAAAACCCGCCGCCACGTTCTAAGATCGAAAGCGATCTAAAACTACTCGTCGCACTCTCAGCAAGCAAATCCGAATGGCAGGTACGACTCGCCGCCACGCTGAATACACTCCAAGAGAACGACTTGATCAATGTCAAACCCTACCGGTTAACCGATGCAGGCCGACAGCACGCACTAGCGTTCTTAAATATCGATTCAGTCTCCAAAGTCAATTGGCCGACCTTGCGAGACCGCTACCTCATCGCCGCTGCTTTAGGAATCTCTTCGGCCGACAAACAAGCCTTCCGTGATGTTGGTACATCCAACGGATTGCGTCCGGCGGTGTTGGTCAAGCATTTCAACTTGCCGGGTTCGGCAGTGCCATCGAAAGCGCGGGTGACGCATTTACTCGCTTGGCAGCAACTGCGATCGGCCCATGAAATCGAAATTCCGACGACGAAAGACATTAGCCATAAGAACATTCTTTTTGCCACACTGCTAGCCGGGCAAAAGGGTGACGACCCCGTCAAACTGCTTGCAGCGCAAGTCACCAAGGCGGAGAGCAATTCGATCAAACATTTGCGGGAAGCGGTCATCCGGGATTGGTTGGCGGACAAAGCACCAGTCGCGATGCCAACGCCCAGCAATCCAAAATCCGCAGACTCGGACAGTCACACGCCTAATCTCACCGAGTTCGCGGACCGCGTGCGAACGATTGCCAAGAATTCAGCGACCGGCCGGTTCGGTGACAACAAAGTCTTTCTCTCGCACGTGTGGAATCAATATCGCGGCGACGGTGGCGGTAACGGCATGACACGATCGGATTTCGATCAACTGCTCGTTGATGCCAATCGCAAAAACCTATTGACGCTCAGCCGAGCGGACTTGATCAGCGCTATGGATCCTCAAGATGTGCAAAGCTCTGAAA
Proteins encoded in this region:
- a CDS encoding choice-of-anchor M domain-containing protein, with translation MLNGFQNFLRDLRSTPLSRRSSRLKGRDRRRGEYRSAIEALESRTLLTSALVEYLTTEHVDIDVQHSSSEWSLGLQASGESQAVQYANDEVVLYAGSPSVSQRPSSSEFDFVGVGSGESFYLLPQNHNPDALFVGFAGYGLNGTVDRYDASVESKGRITGSAAYAKVTLTDVRHTTPDGTPGDGEFSMWQTDTFGGSNVFLSSYDDGVANPNSNGLDTTDGISADDAVWVIAGGHAHYNFGFTQPGRYEVDVKLSAYFGDDGAANTATPNAEGYSESDDITIYFSVQSVGQLQLEQSSYAVDEEAGTASIDVVRTGGSDGQLSVDYSTSDGTADSEDYTSTDGTLVFLDGETRKTITVPILSDTEQEFDETFTIELSEPSPADIDAYLQQQENDANGLLGEVTSATVTIQDDDTTQPFAISGIAASYQPGDIMQARVSGVTLGEGQEIQWRIRPVGTDFTGSVLSRRVPETDTPEAQAGRLDLQLDASYNGYELVASVMQDDQAIATTNWFGPITVANAVEPLSLTYNGPTPFRIGDTATLVATGRELADGESLRIVLNPELDHANLWLQARGYHQLSERTFAFEPPSNNVYPLALQVIRDGLIVAQSEMPEVDVSRVEFFFEGLQPVYRAGQTFSASITVDPDLGDKVIYSWALYDDDQNPWKVAQGEEGRTFEMPLTADLDGERLFIQARVAYDSGNTALIGGAYPYLTVIDDASSQLFLFSALPDHFHQGATIELDLFADPELVEGDTISWEWRWPGMEWQMLPGAEGLNYQLTAEQALSGLEVRATLTFADSQFDPIIAGPVTIEIDDHGAAPLQQLTVAGELSVVAGETVTLTRELPANGATILTTHLWERKAAGESSFTPVAGETGSTLSFAATLADDGAEYRVSILKPDGSVAYGPSPAAVLNVAAESPSPNVVPFGLPDVIGTDLGYVFAPKVADIDGDGDTDILAASLLADKVVWFENLGDGTFGSERIVSDETFYTWEAHPIDLDGDGDQDVIVGGYLGDLVWHENLGDSFGPAQSIDSDVYGPFILGADLNGDGLTDVVVAPDGGADIFWYANEGDGVIGSRNVIATDLDTIAGFVVRDLNGDGHPEVITGELGADQIAFFVNGGDGTFGPKQMVASAEGTAVYAAEDLNADGIADLLVVGLNSLDVGFHAVQPDGSIGPMTLLPNVETPYAATSADFDQDGDQDVLIGSYGDPVVWLQNLGDGTFTEPLEITRELGQVNGIATADLDGDGDPDPVIAAFARGEVAVVQNRFDEFATTIRPPAARTYPAGQNLDVSVHFGFPVTVTGTPSISLQVGDQTVVATYRSGSGTTELLFRYTVVPTDTDDNGIELAANTVDLNDGSIVGPFGDPIDLTLPAVDFSDVLVNGSAPVVQAIERASMENPTAVGEVTFLVTFSEAVTGVDTDNFALTLDGVTGAIVTGVSGSGQEYLVTVSTGTGSGTIGLQVAQTATIEDAEGNPLLEDFVGGEVFSIQRQQVRQITNFYTEGHGDIRIDFEYGLWDLDINPDALNGPFEADEVLIVAGPDSQVTAPSDPAFAFLGVEAGADIYVLPQSSVPPTIPNLGLGSSGIATGTFASYTNDDPRVNATAPWIELQFVDMRGPANGQFSLYTSRVDEPTVWIATSDGVSDEDTFYLQAGSHDHLNWAFTQPGIYEIDVFASGFLDLNDNGTFDEGVDRYTESGIVTY
- a CDS encoding endonuclease domain-containing protein, with the protein product MGVSLLQTQELDRRSRRPTISVLCGPTAACLGEWKRWCRENQRTCVATHSVTPDQWLPDYVSAFLQECDPWQVTEQYLAERLSQKIGPGDLSKKSVHEIQLLCESAALDDSGSDRLCQELLLARCQARPVTVADVCEWCGHPEILGEEPVDVLSAIVDYLPPGTSPAMIISPPSDSDSANSSQVEFIKSAASQLAHVTAQVPSFTVGLNVPPDAFQRYLHETPECFSKAVLRESVVPIRNVSAEEVADLLRQRIGDRVTRHRSAIDRLTQRGASRELVERFIDAVIEQETARQSPSPTCDDHAKSASPTQPLSFVDTIEESEQGGARSAAEMFLFSIFEETLDLAGLFELNGRLGFPFGNQPAEVDLVCSSKRIAVEIDGYHHFTNSAAYRRDRRKDVLLQQHGYFVLRFLADDVVTELETIIETVRSAIHWRNESPKT